The Pseudogulbenkiania sp. MAI-1 sequence TACCCGATGCACGGGAATGGTGCCCGGCACGGCGCCACCGGGCGCCTTAAGCGAGGCAGGGAGGGATTCAGCCGACAAGCACGGCCTTGCTGTAGGAGGCGCGATCGAGGTCGCGGATCTCCACACTCAGCTGTACCTCGGCGCCGGGCAGCCCCAGGCCGGCTTGCTGCAGCACCGCCAGCAGGCCGGCCGACAGCGCCTGTTTGGCCTCCGGCGTGCGGCCGGACAGGATCGCCAGCGTGACGTGGACGAAGGCGCGGGCGACCGGCTCGATGCCGGTGCGGTAATGGTCCAGTGCGATGGCCCGGCTCTTGATGTCGTTCTCGGCGAAGTGTCCCGACTCGGCCAACTGGCGGTTCAGCGCCAACAGCATGCGGTCGGCGTCGAGCGAGGTCAGGTTGCGGCTGTATTCCAGGGTGAGGTG is a genomic window containing:
- a CDS encoding 5-carboxymethyl-2-hydroxymuconate Delta-isomerase; its protein translation is MPHLTLEYSRNLTSLDADRMLLALNRQLAESGHFAENDIKSRAIALDHYRTGIEPVARAFVHVTLAILSGRTPEAKQALSAGLLAVLQQAGLGLPGAEVQLSVEIRDLDRASYSKAVLVG